One stretch of Amycolatopsis tolypomycina DNA includes these proteins:
- a CDS encoding LacI family DNA-binding transcriptional regulator, protein MRNSSDVTGNAVGGKTVTVADVATAAGVSPSTVSYVLTGKRPISPRTRRRVMESIRTLGYRRPGAPGSASGCRVGVVAVAVPPHGDQSTGTGAEFVAGAVEAARGNRLDLLLLTQDTGGDALHRVFHAALADAAIVMDVEADDPRVPPLLAARVPAVLVGGQPTEHPALAHLGFDYPAAAAACVAHLAELGHRSIVHIGQRSAAVRTTAFAAAFAAAAGHRGIRASSHPVGVAGDEIEDRLARVLAEAAPTGLVVDDEAALPRVLAALANRGLDVPGDLSVVAVCSETVANARRLPLTAVLVPGRTLGRLAVELLARQLEVLTPPSAEVLSPEVIIGGSTAPAAGS, encoded by the coding sequence ATGCGCAATTCCTCCGATGTGACCGGGAACGCGGTCGGCGGCAAGACCGTGACGGTCGCCGACGTGGCCACCGCGGCCGGCGTTTCGCCCAGCACGGTGTCCTACGTCCTCACCGGAAAACGGCCGATTTCGCCGCGGACGCGGCGCCGGGTCATGGAGAGCATCCGCACGCTCGGCTACCGGCGGCCCGGTGCCCCCGGCTCGGCGTCCGGCTGCCGCGTCGGCGTCGTGGCCGTCGCCGTGCCGCCGCACGGGGACCAGAGCACCGGCACCGGGGCGGAGTTCGTCGCCGGCGCGGTCGAGGCCGCGCGCGGGAACCGCCTCGACCTGCTCCTGCTCACCCAGGACACCGGCGGCGACGCCCTGCACCGGGTGTTCCACGCGGCACTGGCGGACGCAGCGATCGTGATGGACGTCGAAGCCGACGACCCGCGCGTGCCCCCGCTGCTCGCCGCACGCGTCCCGGCCGTGCTCGTCGGCGGGCAGCCCACCGAACACCCGGCCCTGGCGCACCTGGGCTTCGACTACCCCGCCGCGGCTGCCGCCTGCGTCGCCCACCTCGCCGAGCTCGGCCACCGGTCGATCGTCCACATCGGACAGCGGTCCGCGGCGGTCCGCACGACGGCCTTCGCCGCGGCGTTCGCGGCCGCCGCCGGCCACCGCGGGATCCGCGCGTCGTCGCACCCGGTCGGCGTCGCCGGGGACGAGATCGAGGACCGCCTGGCACGAGTGCTGGCCGAGGCCGCGCCCACCGGCCTGGTCGTCGACGACGAGGCCGCCCTCCCGCGGGTGCTGGCCGCGCTGGCGAACCGGGGCCTCGACGTCCCCGGTGACCTGTCCGTCGTCGCGGTCTGCTCGGAGACCGTGGCGAACGCCCGGCGCCTCCCCCTCACCGCCGTCCTGGTCCCCGGGCGCACCCTCGGCCGCCTGGCCGTCGAACTCCTCGCCCGGCAGCTCGAAGTGCTCACGCCCCCGTCGGCCGAGGTACTGTCCCCCGAAGTGATCATCGGCGGGAGCACCGCGCCCGCCGCCGGCTCCTGA
- a CDS encoding substrate-binding domain-containing protein, translating into MLPSRQEGAAVVLPEPGRSIGVLATTLATLGAGRTFDAVAQAAAAEGYTVKLIPLGKPGPGAVPELCRDVGEHGVDGLVVLVGEHHWDGVVVPGDVPVVVVDARPGAGYPAVDTDQEQGAALATEHLLKLGHETVWHIAGPSDSRAAERRERAWRRTLTRFDRPVPLPVVGDWTAESGHTLGRVLAHDPAVTAVFAANDQMALGLLRALHEAGRSVPGEVSVVGFDDMPEAASFWPPLTTIRQSFPELGRRVVRTLLAQIRSGIRPAAPGNVPVTLVVRGSTGPPPW; encoded by the coding sequence GTGCTGCCGAGCAGGCAGGAAGGCGCGGCGGTGGTGCTGCCGGAGCCGGGGCGGTCGATCGGCGTGCTGGCGACGACGCTGGCAACGCTGGGTGCGGGCCGGACGTTCGACGCCGTCGCGCAGGCGGCCGCGGCCGAGGGGTACACGGTCAAGCTGATCCCGCTGGGCAAGCCGGGCCCGGGCGCGGTGCCGGAGCTGTGCCGGGACGTGGGCGAGCACGGCGTCGACGGCCTGGTCGTGCTGGTCGGGGAGCACCACTGGGACGGCGTCGTGGTGCCCGGGGACGTGCCGGTGGTGGTCGTCGATGCGCGCCCCGGGGCCGGCTACCCGGCGGTGGACACCGATCAGGAACAGGGTGCGGCGCTGGCGACCGAGCACCTGCTCAAGCTGGGCCACGAAACGGTGTGGCACATCGCGGGCCCGTCGGATTCGCGCGCGGCCGAGCGCCGCGAGCGGGCCTGGCGGCGGACGCTGACGCGGTTCGACCGCCCGGTGCCGTTGCCGGTGGTGGGGGACTGGACGGCGGAGTCGGGGCACACGCTGGGCCGGGTGCTGGCGCACGACCCGGCGGTGACGGCGGTGTTCGCGGCGAACGACCAGATGGCGCTGGGCTTGTTGCGCGCCCTGCACGAGGCGGGCCGTTCGGTGCCGGGCGAGGTCAGTGTCGTGGGCTTCGACGACATGCCGGAGGCCGCGAGCTTCTGGCCCCCGCTGACGACGATCCGGCAGTCGTTCCCGGAGCTGGGCCGCCGGGTGGTGCGGACGCTGCTCGCCCAGATCCGGTCCGGCATCCGGCCCGCGGCACCGGG